One Nesterenkonia populi DNA window includes the following coding sequences:
- a CDS encoding LysE family translocator, with protein sequence MPFLSLIAFIIAGAGTPGPNNTIALASGANYGFRRTLPCIAGVNVGFPIMIVLVGMGLGGVLAQWPVVLDILRPVGVAYLLWLAWHIAVAPTEVEAQGQGKPPGFVKMALFQLVNPKAWTLVIAALSTYTGFWDSFFSEVLVIALFAMVFGAPCTAAWALMGVGAGKLISKPTHMRAFNLIMAGLLVASLIPAFLEIWDSAEPLLTRL encoded by the coding sequence GTGCCGTTTCTCTCACTGATCGCGTTCATCATTGCTGGGGCTGGGACGCCTGGGCCCAACAACACGATCGCGCTGGCCTCCGGCGCCAACTACGGGTTCCGACGGACCCTGCCCTGCATCGCCGGGGTGAACGTAGGATTCCCCATCATGATCGTCCTGGTGGGGATGGGGCTGGGCGGGGTGCTCGCCCAGTGGCCCGTCGTGCTGGACATTCTGCGGCCCGTTGGGGTGGCGTACCTGCTCTGGCTGGCCTGGCACATCGCCGTCGCACCCACCGAGGTGGAAGCGCAGGGACAGGGGAAGCCGCCCGGGTTCGTGAAGATGGCGCTGTTCCAACTGGTCAATCCCAAGGCCTGGACCCTGGTGATCGCCGCCCTGTCCACCTACACGGGCTTCTGGGACTCGTTCTTCAGCGAAGTGCTGGTGATCGCACTGTTCGCCATGGTCTTCGGCGCTCCCTGCACCGCCGCCTGGGCACTGATGGGCGTTGGGGCGGGGAAGCTCATCAGCAAGCCCACTCACATGCGCGCGTTCAACCTCATCATGGCCGGCCTGCTGGTCGCCTCCCTCATCCCTGCCTTCCTAGAGATCTGGGACTCGGCTGAGCCGCTGCTCACACGGCTTTGA
- a CDS encoding glycine betaine ABC transporter substrate-binding protein, with amino-acid sequence MRMQKSRLAALTSLSLASALALSACGDNGDDNGDAGENGNEEGITLELGEFNWLASEFQAAVVTQIAEEYPELGVDEVSSTQFDPAVGWTGLGEGDVDLLVDAIMPNHEGFAEDYEETTEMVSETYGGAAQGWFIPEYAAEGELEGLESVDQLSESEYADLVDNTLYDAEAGWVTTEHNAERLEGFDLDLEHLTSSEAALIAEVESAYSDEEPILFFFYQPHWLFSQLDLVQLEEPNEYHEDCFDGGQQDCASPELSGWAAINTELRDEAPEFVEMLEQFEIPLEDIENAMLQDEDEDADVEDLAAQWVEENTETIESWIS; translated from the coding sequence ATGCGTATGCAGAAAAGCCGTCTGGCAGCACTGACCTCTCTGAGCCTCGCCTCCGCCCTGGCGCTCTCCGCCTGCGGCGACAACGGCGATGACAACGGCGACGCCGGGGAGAACGGCAATGAGGAGGGCATCACCCTGGAGCTCGGCGAGTTCAACTGGCTCGCCTCCGAGTTCCAGGCCGCCGTCGTCACCCAGATCGCCGAGGAGTACCCGGAGCTCGGCGTCGACGAGGTCAGCAGCACCCAGTTCGACCCGGCGGTCGGATGGACCGGCCTGGGCGAGGGCGACGTCGACCTGCTGGTGGACGCCATCATGCCCAACCACGAGGGCTTCGCCGAGGACTACGAGGAGACCACTGAGATGGTCTCCGAGACCTACGGCGGGGCTGCTCAGGGCTGGTTCATCCCCGAATATGCCGCTGAGGGCGAGCTGGAGGGACTGGAGTCCGTGGATCAGCTGTCCGAGTCGGAGTACGCCGACCTGGTGGACAACACCCTCTACGACGCTGAGGCCGGCTGGGTCACCACCGAGCACAACGCCGAGCGGCTTGAGGGCTTCGACCTGGATCTCGAGCACCTGACCTCCTCCGAGGCGGCGCTGATCGCTGAGGTGGAGAGCGCCTACAGCGATGAGGAGCCGATCCTCTTCTTCTTCTACCAGCCCCACTGGCTGTTCAGCCAGCTGGACCTGGTGCAGCTGGAGGAGCCCAACGAGTACCACGAGGACTGCTTCGACGGCGGTCAGCAGGACTGCGCCAGCCCGGAGCTCTCCGGCTGGGCCGCGATCAACACTGAGCTGCGCGACGAGGCTCCGGAGTTCGTGGAGATGCTGGAGCAGTTCGAGATTCCGCTGGAGGACATCGAGAACGCGATGCTCCAGGACGAGGATGAGGACGCCGACGTCGAGGACCTCGCCGCCCAGTGGGTGGAGGAGAACACCGAGACCATCGAGTCCTGGATCAGCTGA
- a CDS encoding DMT family transporter, which translates to MRTKSSATHSVSAPLSGSERQGILWGLLGVAAFSLTVPLTRAAVEYDGLPPLFVGAARAVLAGALALMVLLMLRQRIPSPRLWPRIAVVAGGVVVGFPMLTSYSLTTSSAGHAAVIIALLPATTAMVAVIRTGEGPPRAFWVATALGALAAGAFAAVHGGGFSSFGWPDALLLAAVVAGAFGYAEGGLLARELGAWQTICWALVMSLPVMALLTAVSVSAESPRAEPHQWLAFLYLGIISMFLGFFAWYRGLGIGPVSRVSQIQLIQPVMSLCWAALLLGERITWLTLLGGAAVLLCAVAAVRIRIQPASRK; encoded by the coding sequence ATGAGAACAAAGAGTAGCGCTACTCATTCTGTCTCCGCACCGTTATCCGGTTCCGAGAGGCAGGGAATTCTCTGGGGTCTGCTCGGGGTGGCGGCGTTCTCACTGACAGTCCCGCTGACGCGTGCTGCCGTCGAATACGACGGGCTCCCTCCCCTCTTCGTCGGAGCCGCGCGCGCAGTGCTTGCCGGGGCGCTCGCTCTCATGGTGCTTCTCATGCTCCGCCAGCGCATCCCCTCCCCAAGGCTCTGGCCCAGGATCGCCGTCGTCGCTGGAGGCGTCGTCGTCGGATTCCCGATGCTGACCTCCTACTCACTGACCACGTCCTCTGCAGGTCATGCCGCCGTCATCATTGCCCTCCTCCCGGCCACCACTGCGATGGTCGCTGTCATCCGCACCGGTGAGGGGCCTCCGCGGGCCTTCTGGGTCGCAACGGCGCTCGGAGCGCTGGCCGCTGGCGCATTTGCAGCTGTCCATGGCGGCGGGTTCAGCTCGTTCGGCTGGCCTGATGCGCTGCTCCTAGCCGCAGTGGTCGCGGGAGCCTTCGGCTACGCGGAGGGCGGCCTGCTGGCGCGCGAGCTCGGGGCGTGGCAGACGATCTGCTGGGCGCTGGTGATGTCGCTGCCCGTGATGGCCCTGCTCACCGCGGTGTCCGTGAGCGCAGAGTCTCCTCGGGCTGAGCCGCACCAGTGGTTGGCGTTCCTGTACTTGGGCATCATCTCGATGTTCCTCGGCTTCTTTGCCTGGTACCGGGGCCTGGGCATCGGCCCCGTCTCGCGGGTGAGCCAGATTCAGCTGATCCAGCCCGTCATGAGCCTGTGCTGGGCTGCGCTCCTGCTGGGTGAGCGGATCACGTGGCTGACGCTCCTCGGGGGTGCGGCTGTCCTGCTCTGCGCCGTCGCGGCTGTGCGCATTCGTATTCAACCAGCCTCAAGGAAGTAG
- a CDS encoding heavy-metal-associated domain-containing protein, with amino-acid sequence MPTPQLYTVTGMSCAHCEAAVREELDELSGIAEVQISASSGQLQIAPEEGASVPDEAVLAAVEEAGYTAVRAA; translated from the coding sequence ATGCCTACCCCTCAGCTCTACACCGTGACCGGCATGTCCTGCGCCCACTGCGAAGCGGCGGTGCGTGAGGAGCTCGACGAACTCTCCGGCATCGCCGAGGTGCAGATCAGCGCGTCCTCCGGGCAGCTGCAGATCGCTCCGGAGGAAGGGGCGAGCGTGCCGGACGAAGCTGTGCTGGCTGCCGTGGAGGAAGCCGGCTACACCGCGGTGCGCGCCGCATGA
- a CDS encoding BCCT family transporter has protein sequence MLRTLDYRRPNYPHDTHPALVPGIGIDEQRRRYSVDKLVLIIAGVLTVAFVIWGLAAPEQVSSVADAAFTWVTFNISWLFNISAAIILVVMLGLAFSPYGRIPLGKDDEVPEFSTFAWISMLFAAGLGIGVLFFGPSEPLDYYTSPPPLTNEAETTEALHYSLGQTFYHWGFHAWAIYALVGGAVAYAAYRRGRVLLMSSIFRTLFGKRHTEGLAGQMVDIFAIIATLFGTAATVGIAAMQVQQGVTIVTGWGETGNTVLIAIIAVLTVGFILSAVSGVSRGIRYLSNINIVMTLGVVGLVFIAGPTLFLANLLPSGLMSYLGNMVDMMSRSASWGEETQEFQSWWTVYYWAWWMSWSPFVGIFIARISRGRSIRQFILGVITIPTLLLVISYGVLGGTAMWMRSEGYSGFEDDEDGSLALAPPEVFYTVIENLPVLANWVPVVSIAVLLVFAITALDSASTVMGMLSSRGSQSPRPLVVVFWGLVMTGIALVMLLLGDESALEGLQQLVIITAVPFALIILLIIVAWFRELQTDPRAIRLRYADRAMRNAVMDGVDRYGDNFALEVVPTEPGSGAGAVIDSAHADYTEWYQRTNEDGDPVGYNYETGEWGDGWDPATGEFKAVVAELDNDPKEPEGESPEGQKPSRG, from the coding sequence ATGCTGCGAACGCTTGACTACCGGCGTCCCAACTATCCCCACGACACTCACCCGGCGCTGGTGCCCGGAATCGGCATCGATGAGCAGCGTCGGCGCTACAGCGTCGACAAGCTCGTGCTCATCATCGCCGGGGTGCTGACGGTCGCCTTCGTGATCTGGGGCCTGGCAGCCCCCGAGCAGGTGTCCTCCGTCGCCGACGCGGCCTTCACCTGGGTCACGTTCAACATCTCCTGGCTGTTCAACATCTCCGCAGCCATCATCCTGGTCGTCATGCTGGGCCTGGCCTTCTCCCCCTATGGCCGCATTCCTCTGGGCAAGGACGACGAAGTGCCGGAGTTCTCCACCTTCGCCTGGATCTCCATGCTCTTCGCCGCCGGCCTGGGCATCGGGGTGCTCTTCTTCGGGCCCTCTGAGCCGCTGGACTACTACACCTCGCCGCCGCCGCTGACCAATGAGGCCGAGACCACGGAGGCTCTCCACTACTCCCTGGGGCAGACCTTCTACCACTGGGGCTTCCACGCCTGGGCCATCTACGCCCTGGTGGGCGGTGCGGTGGCCTATGCCGCCTATCGCCGCGGCCGTGTGCTGCTGATGTCCTCGATCTTCCGGACCCTCTTCGGCAAGCGCCACACTGAGGGCCTGGCCGGCCAGATGGTCGATATCTTCGCGATCATCGCGACCCTGTTCGGCACCGCTGCCACCGTGGGCATCGCTGCGATGCAGGTCCAGCAGGGCGTCACGATCGTGACCGGCTGGGGGGAGACCGGCAACACGGTGCTCATCGCGATCATTGCGGTGCTCACCGTCGGGTTCATCCTCTCCGCGGTGTCCGGAGTCTCCCGCGGCATCCGCTACCTCTCCAATATCAACATCGTCATGACCTTGGGCGTGGTGGGGCTGGTCTTCATCGCAGGCCCCACTCTCTTCTTGGCGAACCTGCTGCCGTCGGGCCTCATGTCCTATCTGGGCAATATGGTCGACATGATGAGCCGCTCGGCGTCCTGGGGCGAGGAGACTCAGGAGTTTCAGTCCTGGTGGACCGTCTACTACTGGGCCTGGTGGATGTCCTGGTCGCCGTTCGTGGGAATCTTCATCGCGCGCATCTCCCGCGGCCGCTCCATCCGCCAGTTCATCCTCGGCGTCATCACCATCCCGACCCTGCTGCTGGTCATCTCCTACGGTGTGCTCGGCGGCACGGCGATGTGGATGCGGAGTGAGGGCTATTCGGGCTTCGAGGACGATGAGGACGGCAGCCTCGCACTCGCGCCGCCTGAGGTCTTCTACACCGTGATCGAGAACCTGCCGGTCCTGGCGAACTGGGTCCCGGTGGTCAGCATCGCCGTGCTGCTGGTCTTCGCGATCACTGCCCTGGACTCAGCGTCCACCGTTATGGGGATGCTCTCTTCGCGAGGAAGCCAGAGCCCGCGGCCGCTCGTCGTCGTCTTCTGGGGCCTGGTGATGACCGGAATCGCCTTGGTCATGCTCCTGCTGGGCGATGAGTCCGCCCTGGAGGGGCTGCAGCAGCTGGTCATCATCACCGCAGTGCCCTTCGCGCTGATCATCCTGCTCATCATCGTCGCCTGGTTCCGCGAGCTGCAGACGGATCCCCGGGCCATCCGGCTGCGCTACGCAGACCGGGCGATGCGCAACGCCGTGATGGACGGTGTGGACCGCTACGGGGACAACTTTGCCCTCGAAGTGGTGCCCACAGAGCCGGGCAGCGGGGCCGGCGCGGTCATCGACTCCGCCCACGCCGACTACACCGAGTGGTATCAGCGCACCAACGAGGACGGAGACCCGGTGGGCTACAACTACGAGACCGGCGAATGGGGCGACGGCTGGGACCCCGCAACCGGCGAGTTCAAAGCCGTGGTAGCCGAGCTGGACAATGACCCCAAGGAGCCCGAGGGTGAGAGCCCTGAAGGGCAGAAGCCGTCGCGCGGCTGA
- a CDS encoding winged helix-turn-helix domain-containing protein gives MEPAAGIVADEHFLHVQTPSGTVEIVGNTLRLPGREPIRLAPGPMSVMRVLARAQGAVISRDHLLRMLPHCGSAHGLEMWISRLRHSLPEAGMVQTVVKRGYRLAL, from the coding sequence GTGGAACCGGCAGCAGGCATCGTCGCTGATGAGCACTTCCTGCACGTCCAGACGCCCAGCGGCACCGTGGAGATCGTCGGGAACACCCTCAGGCTCCCCGGCCGCGAACCGATTCGGCTCGCCCCCGGGCCGATGTCCGTGATGCGCGTCCTCGCGCGCGCCCAGGGTGCAGTCATCTCCCGCGACCACCTGCTGCGCATGCTCCCCCACTGCGGCTCCGCACATGGGCTCGAGATGTGGATATCCCGGCTCCGGCACTCCCTCCCCGAAGCCGGCATGGTCCAAACTGTGGTGAAGCGCGGCTACCGCCTGGCGCTGTAG
- a CDS encoding heavy metal translocating P-type ATPase encodes MTSDVDSQAPALSAEPDRVELAIGGMTCAACANRVEKKLNKLDGVTAHVNYATEKAWVSGRGPQERDAFVGQLIETVRKTGYTAELPPPPSERDGSPLGRRDLRALRLRLIIASVLTLPVVVWAMVPATQFDYWAWVSLALSLPVVLWAGWPFHRAAALNARHGTATMDTLISLGTLAALIWSLYAMLFGAAGDPQMRHEFVLFETPYWAGGHAHGAASVYFEVATAVTAFLLLGRYFEKRAKSRAGQALRSLLSMGVKGVTLHREGEELSIPISELAVDDEFLVRPGEKIATDGTVVRGASAVDMSMLTGESVPVEVAEGDAVVGATVNTSGILLVRASRVGGDTQLAQMARMVEHAQSGKAEVQRLADKVSGVFVPAVLVIAVVALVGWLLSGAPVEAAFTAAVAVLIIACPCALGLATPTALLVGTGRGAQLGILIKGPEVLESSREVDIVLLDKTGTVTTGAMHLNALHTAEGFSDLEVLRLAGALESYSEHPVARAVTNAAREAHGSRASSLPVAEGFANHQGQGVSGEVAGRDGTKHRVAVGRRRLMKAEGVEVPHEIGMLLSSAEGRGTTPVLVAVDGVFAGVLITADAVKPTSEEAVAELKALGADTMLLTGDNEGSARRVAAEVGIQDVVAEAMPQDKVAAIRRVQAEGKRVAMVGDGVNDAAALAQADLGVAMGTGTDVAIDAADITIIRGDLRSVGQSLKLARRTLRTIRENLFWAFLYNTAAIPLAALGLLNPMLAGAAMVLSSLSVVANSLRLRRFKAV; translated from the coding sequence ATGACCAGCGACGTCGACTCCCAGGCGCCAGCCCTCTCCGCGGAGCCGGACCGGGTCGAGCTCGCCATCGGCGGGATGACCTGCGCGGCCTGCGCCAACCGGGTGGAGAAGAAGCTCAACAAGCTCGACGGGGTGACCGCGCACGTCAACTACGCCACTGAGAAGGCGTGGGTCTCCGGGCGGGGGCCGCAGGAGCGGGACGCGTTCGTCGGACAGCTGATCGAAACGGTGAGGAAGACCGGCTACACCGCCGAGCTCCCCCCGCCGCCGAGCGAGCGGGATGGCAGCCCCTTGGGACGCCGCGACCTGCGGGCCCTGCGGCTGCGGCTGATCATCGCCTCGGTGCTCACACTTCCGGTGGTGGTGTGGGCGATGGTCCCGGCCACCCAGTTCGACTACTGGGCCTGGGTCTCCCTGGCCCTGAGCCTGCCGGTGGTGCTGTGGGCCGGCTGGCCCTTCCACCGGGCTGCCGCCCTGAATGCCAGGCACGGCACTGCCACTATGGACACCCTGATCTCCCTGGGCACTCTGGCCGCCCTGATCTGGTCGCTGTACGCGATGCTCTTCGGCGCGGCCGGGGACCCGCAGATGCGCCACGAGTTCGTTCTCTTCGAGACCCCGTACTGGGCAGGCGGGCACGCCCACGGGGCGGCCAGCGTCTACTTCGAGGTGGCCACCGCGGTCACCGCGTTCCTGCTGCTGGGCCGCTATTTCGAGAAGCGCGCCAAATCCCGGGCGGGGCAGGCGCTGCGGTCCCTGCTGAGCATGGGGGTCAAGGGCGTCACGCTCCACCGGGAGGGCGAGGAGCTGAGCATTCCGATCAGCGAGCTCGCCGTCGACGACGAGTTCCTGGTCCGCCCGGGGGAGAAGATCGCCACCGACGGCACAGTGGTCCGCGGTGCCTCCGCGGTGGACATGTCGATGCTCACCGGGGAGTCGGTGCCGGTGGAGGTCGCTGAGGGCGACGCCGTCGTGGGTGCCACCGTGAACACCTCCGGCATCCTGCTGGTGCGTGCCTCCCGGGTGGGCGGGGACACTCAGCTGGCCCAGATGGCCCGGATGGTGGAGCATGCGCAGTCCGGCAAGGCGGAGGTCCAGCGGCTGGCGGACAAGGTCTCCGGCGTCTTCGTGCCGGCGGTGCTGGTGATCGCTGTCGTCGCCCTGGTGGGCTGGCTGCTCTCTGGTGCTCCCGTGGAGGCGGCGTTCACGGCGGCGGTGGCGGTGCTGATCATTGCCTGCCCCTGCGCGCTCGGCCTGGCGACGCCCACCGCCCTGCTGGTGGGGACGGGCCGCGGCGCCCAGCTGGGCATCCTGATCAAGGGCCCTGAGGTGCTGGAGTCCTCTCGGGAGGTCGATATCGTGCTGCTGGACAAGACCGGCACGGTCACCACCGGGGCTATGCACCTCAACGCGCTGCATACTGCTGAGGGGTTCTCGGACCTGGAGGTGCTGCGCCTGGCGGGCGCTCTCGAGTCCTATTCGGAGCACCCGGTGGCCCGGGCGGTGACCAACGCTGCCCGTGAGGCGCACGGCTCCCGGGCCAGCAGCCTGCCGGTCGCCGAGGGCTTCGCGAATCACCAGGGACAGGGAGTCAGCGGCGAGGTGGCTGGCCGCGACGGGACCAAGCACCGGGTCGCTGTCGGACGCCGTCGGCTGATGAAGGCCGAGGGCGTGGAGGTTCCGCATGAGATCGGGATGCTGCTCTCCTCCGCGGAGGGACGCGGCACCACCCCGGTGCTGGTCGCTGTGGACGGCGTCTTCGCAGGAGTGCTGATCACTGCGGACGCGGTGAAGCCGACCAGTGAGGAGGCCGTGGCGGAGCTGAAGGCGCTCGGAGCTGACACCATGCTGCTCACCGGGGACAACGAGGGCTCGGCCCGGCGGGTCGCCGCGGAGGTCGGCATCCAGGACGTGGTCGCTGAGGCGATGCCTCAGGACAAGGTGGCTGCGATCAGGCGCGTGCAGGCTGAGGGCAAACGGGTCGCCATGGTCGGAGACGGGGTCAACGACGCTGCAGCCCTGGCCCAGGCCGACCTGGGCGTGGCGATGGGCACGGGCACGGATGTGGCGATCGACGCCGCGGATATCACGATCATCCGCGGGGATCTGCGCAGTGTGGGTCAGTCCCTGAAGCTGGCCCGCCGGACGCTGCGAACCATCCGGGAGAACCTGTTCTGGGCGTTCCTCTACAACACGGCTGCGATCCCGCTGGCGGCCCTGGGCCTGCTCAATCCGATGCTTGCCGGGGCGGCCATGGTCCTGAGCTCCCTCAGCGTGGTGGCGAACTCCCTGCGCCTCCGTCGCTTCAAAGCCGTGTGA
- a CDS encoding penicillin-binding transpeptidase domain-containing protein, protein MKHSWGRYLLSGAAGAALLSACSDDPDPAESLGPAAEQLAQALQQADLEGVALSSGDAESLSTAAERLHESLEELSLEVEVAETDIDLPEEDSPRAPTAEITYRHTWELDALGVDDEDWDYTTEAELNYHEESETWYLDADYDLFLPGYQGHEEIGISTTGADRGRIMDGEGRAMVYNRDVVVLGVDKTQFGEDEDEEMEASARELAETVGIGADAYVEQVEAYGEEAFVEAITVRRDGGHVTVEDVESIRGVHWLESEMSLADSSDFAPLLLGRVGPVTAEHMEEDPALQVGDMVGTSGVQGVHEQTLRGTPGVRIYRGEETLYSTDPETGEDVRTSLHPRLQNLAQEIMEDQDTGAGMVAIRPSDGGILAAASHSPDESAVEAATQSAYAPGSTFKMVSSLAMLRDGLSAGSTVSCPSSVTVHGQQFTNVSGYEHTGSLSFADAVAHSCNTVFAAAHEDVSAGDLREAALDLGINNDVGIGVHAMKGSLPEEAELNEHAANLFGQGTVETSALGMAAVTSSIADGRTVHPWLVEGAGEPDDDAETGEGLTEEEGEQMRALMEGTVPYGTLDFLDPIPGDHVYAKTGTAESGEDLPHTWVIGFQGDLAVAIFLEEGEWGSTDNGPLLREFLIGAQDILND, encoded by the coding sequence ATGAAGCATTCGTGGGGACGCTATCTTCTGTCCGGAGCCGCCGGCGCCGCGCTGCTCTCAGCATGCTCCGATGACCCGGACCCGGCCGAGAGCCTGGGCCCGGCCGCTGAGCAGCTTGCCCAGGCCCTCCAGCAGGCTGACCTGGAGGGCGTTGCGCTCTCCTCGGGCGACGCGGAGTCGCTGAGCACCGCCGCAGAGCGGCTGCACGAGTCGCTGGAGGAGCTGAGCCTGGAGGTCGAGGTCGCCGAGACCGACATCGACCTCCCCGAGGAGGACTCGCCCCGGGCTCCCACGGCCGAGATCACCTACCGGCACACCTGGGAGCTGGACGCCCTCGGCGTCGACGACGAGGACTGGGACTACACCACCGAGGCCGAGCTGAACTACCACGAGGAGTCCGAGACCTGGTACCTCGACGCTGACTATGACCTGTTCCTGCCCGGCTATCAGGGGCACGAGGAGATCGGCATCAGCACCACCGGGGCCGATCGCGGCCGGATCATGGACGGTGAGGGCCGTGCGATGGTCTACAACCGTGATGTGGTGGTCCTCGGGGTGGACAAGACTCAGTTCGGCGAGGACGAGGATGAGGAGATGGAGGCCTCCGCCCGGGAGCTCGCCGAGACGGTCGGGATCGGCGCGGACGCCTACGTGGAGCAGGTCGAGGCCTACGGCGAGGAGGCTTTCGTGGAGGCGATCACCGTGCGCCGCGACGGCGGCCACGTCACTGTGGAGGACGTGGAGAGCATCCGCGGAGTCCACTGGCTGGAGTCGGAGATGTCCCTGGCGGACAGCTCGGACTTCGCTCCGCTGCTGCTGGGCCGGGTGGGCCCGGTCACTGCCGAGCACATGGAGGAGGATCCCGCCCTGCAGGTCGGCGACATGGTCGGCACCTCCGGTGTTCAGGGCGTGCATGAGCAGACCCTGCGCGGCACCCCCGGAGTGCGGATCTACCGGGGCGAAGAGACCCTCTACTCCACCGACCCTGAGACCGGCGAGGACGTGCGCACCAGCCTGCACCCGCGCCTGCAGAACCTCGCCCAGGAGATCATGGAGGACCAGGACACCGGCGCCGGGATGGTGGCGATCAGGCCCTCGGACGGCGGGATCCTCGCTGCGGCCAGCCACAGCCCCGATGAGTCGGCGGTGGAGGCCGCCACCCAGTCAGCCTACGCGCCGGGATCCACGTTCAAGATGGTGTCCTCCCTTGCGATGCTGCGGGACGGGCTGTCCGCCGGCTCCACGGTGAGCTGCCCCAGCAGTGTGACGGTGCACGGCCAGCAGTTCACCAACGTCTCCGGCTACGAGCACACCGGCAGCCTCAGCTTCGCCGACGCCGTCGCCCACTCCTGCAACACAGTCTTCGCCGCCGCCCATGAGGATGTCAGTGCCGGAGACCTGCGTGAGGCCGCCCTCGATCTGGGGATCAACAACGATGTCGGCATCGGGGTGCACGCTATGAAGGGCAGCCTCCCGGAGGAGGCGGAGCTCAACGAGCACGCCGCGAACCTCTTCGGGCAGGGCACCGTTGAAACCTCCGCGCTCGGGATGGCCGCGGTGACGTCCTCGATCGCTGACGGCCGCACCGTCCACCCCTGGCTGGTGGAGGGGGCCGGGGAGCCGGACGATGATGCCGAGACAGGAGAGGGACTCACCGAGGAGGAGGGCGAGCAGATGCGCGCGCTGATGGAAGGCACGGTCCCCTACGGCACTCTCGACTTCCTCGACCCGATTCCCGGCGACCACGTCTACGCCAAGACAGGCACCGCCGAGTCCGGCGAGGATCTGCCTCACACCTGGGTGATCGGCTTCCAGGGGGATCTCGCGGTGGCGATCTTCCTCGAAGAGGGGGAGTGGGGCTCCACGGACAATGGGCCCCTGCTGCGTGAGTTCCTGATCGGAGCGCAGGATATCCTCAACGACTGA
- the trmB gene encoding tRNA (guanosine(46)-N7)-methyltransferase TrmB, translating into MPQTSENIPGSADAPTHRRRTLSFVRRSNNLKPSYQRAWDAALGKELLDVPSGERDTSVAEGFSIDWEQEFGRRHDVAGSGLIVEIGSGSGEAVAAAAAASPHQDFIAVEVYRPGAAQLAARLRREGLPNVRVACLDAVELLDKLIPEGHLDELWIFFPDPWHKKKHNKRRLIQPPFTAKAARALRPGGRWRLATDWPHYAVQMRRVISESAEFSNANQGWAPRFPGRVLTDFEAKAGEAGRKSFDLTFIRNSV; encoded by the coding sequence ATGCCACAGACCTCTGAGAACATCCCCGGATCCGCTGATGCGCCGACGCACCGTCGTCGGACGCTGTCCTTCGTCCGCCGCTCCAACAACCTCAAGCCCAGCTACCAGCGCGCCTGGGACGCCGCGCTGGGCAAAGAGCTGCTGGACGTCCCCTCCGGCGAACGGGACACCTCCGTGGCCGAAGGGTTCAGCATCGACTGGGAGCAGGAGTTCGGGCGGAGGCACGACGTCGCAGGGTCGGGCCTGATCGTGGAGATCGGCTCCGGCTCCGGTGAGGCGGTGGCCGCCGCCGCGGCCGCGAGCCCGCACCAGGACTTCATCGCCGTCGAGGTCTACCGGCCGGGGGCCGCCCAGCTCGCCGCCCGACTGCGGCGCGAGGGGCTCCCCAACGTACGCGTGGCCTGCCTGGATGCGGTCGAGCTCCTCGACAAGCTCATCCCGGAGGGGCACCTCGATGAGCTGTGGATCTTCTTCCCCGATCCGTGGCACAAGAAGAAGCACAACAAGCGCCGCCTCATCCAGCCTCCGTTCACCGCCAAGGCCGCCCGCGCGCTTCGTCCCGGCGGACGCTGGCGATTGGCCACGGACTGGCCGCACTATGCGGTTCAGATGCGCAGGGTGATCTCTGAGTCTGCTGAGTTCAGCAACGCGAACCAGGGCTGGGCGCCCCGGTTCCCTGGGCGAGTGCTCACCGATTTCGAGGCGAAGGCCGGCGAGGCGGGGAGAAAGTCATTTGATCTGACGTTCATCCGCAACTCTGTATAG